ACGGTAGATCGTGATGCTGTGCCGGTAACTGCCGTCCGGCACGCTCCCCACCCGGGTCTCCGGTCGCTTGTAGGCCAACGAGCGGGCACGGCGCTGCACCACAGCCGACTCGCTGGGATACCCGGCTCCGCACAGCGCCGGCAGGACCGGGCCCGCCCCGGTCGATTCCAGGCCCGTCCGGTTGGCGGCCGCCAGGACGAAGAAGGCGCGGTCCGGGATCGAGGTCGGTGGGCGGGCGGTCGCCGCGCCGGTGGGCTCGGCCGACCGCGTACCGCTCGGCGTGGCACGCGACGGCGTCGGAGACGAGGGTGCCGTGGACGCCGCCGACGGGGACGGTGGTGGAGCCGACCCGGTCGGCGGCGGCGGGACCGGCGTGCCTGCCGGTGGCGGCAGCGGCGCGGACCCGTCGGCGGAGAACGCCAGCCGCCCACCGGCGGCCACCCCGCCGAGCAGCACCGCCACCGCCAGCGCACTGCCGGCCACCTGGACCCGGGCCCGCCGGTCGGCGTGCCGCCGAACCAGCTCGGGGTGGGCCACCTCCACACCGTCGGCCACGACGGTGAGCGACCGGTACAGGTCGGGAAGTTCAGTTGACATCGTTCGCCTCCAGCTCGTCGATGTGGACGTCGGGCAGCAGTACGGCCAGCCGGGACCGACCTCGCGACAACCAGGACTTGACGGTGCCGAGCGGGACGCCGGCCTCCCGGGCGATCTCCTCGACAGGCATGTCGAACAGGTAGTGCAGGGCAAGCGCCTGTCGCTGCGTCGCCGGCAGTTGGCGAAGGGCGCGGACGAGCAGCACCCCGTTCTCGCTCGGCGGCGGCGTGGTCGGTGGCGGCCCGCTGCGGCTCACCATCGCGCGCCAGCGGTGCAGGTGCCGCCAGCGGTCGTTCGCCAGCCGGGACACCACCAACCGCAGCCACGCCTCGGGCGCCGGATGCTCGGACAGTCGCCCCCACTGCCGCCAGGCCCGCGCAAACGCCTCCTGAACGAGGTCCTGCGCCTCGGTGTGGTCACCGCTCACCGCGTAGCCGTAGCTCATCATCCGCCGGGCGGTGCTGCGGTAGAACTCGTCGAAGCTCTGTGCGTGCCTCACGCCTGCCCCCTTGTCCGCCCCCGTTGCATCAAGGACGGCGGGGAGTGGTCGCGGGTTGCGGCTCAGCCGGACAAAGCATGTCGGAGAGGCGACAGGCCGGCATAACGTACGGATATGACGGAGCCCTCGACGTCAGGACCGCGCGGGTCCGACGACGAGGGCTCCGGGGTGCTCCTCGGGTGGCCGGTCAGCCGCCCGGGGTGGCGCTGGGCGACGGCGGCGGCGCGCTGCCGCTCGGCGTACCACCGGGATTGGCGGCCTGCTGCGCCTGCTGGAACGCGGTGAGCGCCTCGTCCAACGCCTTGAGCGCGCGACCGTACCGCTCGAAGTCGCCGGAGGTCTGCGCGGCGCGGACCTCGGTGATGGCGGCCTGCACCCGGTCCGCGGCGGTGGCCAGCTGGCCGGTCGGCGGCGGGTTGGTGCCGCCTGGCGTCGGCGTCCCGGTCGGGGTCGCGGTCGGCGACGGGTTGGTCGGGTTGCCCCCCGTGGTCGGCGGCGGCGAGGTGCCCTGCCCGGCCCGTTTACCCTGCTCGACCAACTGTTTGATGCCGTCGTTGATGTTGTCGGCGAGCGCCA
The DNA window shown above is from Micromonospora lupini and carries:
- a CDS encoding SigE family RNA polymerase sigma factor, which translates into the protein MRHAQSFDEFYRSTARRMMSYGYAVSGDHTEAQDLVQEAFARAWRQWGRLSEHPAPEAWLRLVVSRLANDRWRHLHRWRAMVSRSGPPPTTPPPSENGVLLVRALRQLPATQRQALALHYLFDMPVEEIAREAGVPLGTVKSWLSRGRSRLAVLLPDVHIDELEANDVN